In one window of Paraflavitalea soli DNA:
- a CDS encoding RidA family protein: MSNRMNISSGAKWEDIVGYSRAVKIGNTVEVTGTVAVDENNQLVGKGDAYQQAHFIIGKIEKVLQQAGASLTDVVRTRMFVTDISRWEEYGKAHGEYFSTIKPCTSMIEIKGLIEPDYLIEIEATAIIAG, encoded by the coding sequence ATGTCCAATCGAATGAATATTTCTTCCGGGGCCAAATGGGAAGATATTGTGGGGTATAGCCGTGCAGTTAAGATCGGCAATACCGTAGAAGTAACGGGAACAGTGGCGGTTGATGAAAACAACCAGCTTGTAGGCAAGGGCGATGCGTACCAGCAAGCCCACTTTATCATTGGCAAAATTGAAAAAGTACTACAGCAGGCCGGCGCCTCTCTTACAGATGTGGTGCGCACCCGTATGTTTGTAACAGATATCAGCCGGTGGGAAGAATATGGAAAAGCACATGGCGAATACTTCAGTACGATCAAACCCTGTACATCCATGATCGAAATAAAAGGGCTGATCGAGCCGGACTACCTCATTGAAATAGAAGCCACCGCTATCATTGCCGGATAG
- a CDS encoding methionine aminotransferase: MGSALSTIQTGTLYIQSKLPNVGTTIFTVMSALATEHKAVNLGQGFPDYPMPEALTALVNKAMQEGFNQYAPMPGWMPLRESIADKIKFLYNTTVNPDTEITITPGGTYAIYTALTAVLQPGDEVIVFEPAYDSYIPNIEVNGAIPVLIDLKFPDYRIDWELVRSKITHRTRMIMLNTPHNPTGAVLREDDMEQLHALVRDTNILILSDEVYEHLIFDGIPHQSILRYPDLLQRSFVCFSFGKVYHCTGWKLGYCVAPADFTKEFRKVHQFNCFSCHTPSQVALAEFLNNRDSYLQLSPEMQQKRDYFSGLMKDTRFTPLPSYGSYFQCYQYDRISDESDKNFAIRITKEYGIATIPVSAFYQSGKDNKVIRFCFAKKESTLEQAVERLRKV; the protein is encoded by the coding sequence TTGGGATCAGCATTATCAACTATTCAAACCGGCACCTTGTATATTCAATCTAAGCTACCCAATGTAGGCACTACCATTTTTACTGTCATGAGTGCCCTGGCCACGGAGCACAAAGCTGTTAACCTCGGACAAGGATTTCCCGATTATCCCATGCCCGAAGCTTTGACAGCCCTGGTCAATAAAGCCATGCAGGAGGGATTTAACCAATATGCCCCCATGCCCGGTTGGATGCCTCTGCGGGAATCCATTGCCGATAAGATAAAGTTCCTGTACAATACAACTGTCAATCCCGATACAGAGATCACCATCACCCCTGGTGGCACCTATGCTATTTATACAGCTTTGACGGCCGTATTGCAGCCCGGCGATGAGGTCATCGTGTTTGAACCGGCTTACGACAGCTACATTCCGAATATTGAGGTGAATGGCGCCATCCCTGTATTGATAGACCTGAAGTTTCCGGATTACCGGATCGACTGGGAATTGGTACGCAGCAAAATAACCCATCGTACGCGCATGATCATGCTCAATACGCCCCACAATCCCACCGGCGCGGTATTGCGGGAGGATGATATGGAGCAATTGCATGCCCTGGTCAGGGATACCAATATCCTCATCCTTTCTGATGAAGTATATGAGCACCTGATCTTTGATGGGATACCCCATCAAAGCATTTTGCGCTATCCTGATCTGCTGCAGCGCAGTTTTGTATGTTTTTCTTTTGGCAAGGTATACCATTGCACGGGTTGGAAACTGGGCTACTGTGTAGCGCCTGCCGACTTTACCAAGGAGTTCCGGAAAGTGCACCAGTTCAATTGCTTTAGCTGCCATACCCCTTCGCAGGTGGCGCTGGCAGAATTCCTGAACAACCGGGATTCTTACCTGCAGTTGTCGCCGGAAATGCAGCAGAAGCGGGATTATTTCAGCGGACTGATGAAGGACACCCGTTTCACGCCGCTGCCCAGTTACGGCAGTTATTTCCAATGTTATCAGTACGACCGCATCAGTGATGAAAGCGATAAGAACTTCGCCATCCGCATTACGAAAGAATATGGTATTGCCACCATTCCGGTATCGGCCTTTTACCAATCGGGGAAGGATAACAAAGTGATTCGGTTTTGCTTTGCCAAGAAAGAATCCACCCTGGAGCAGGCAGTAGAACGACTACGGAAAGTGTAA
- a CDS encoding HAD family hydrolase, which translates to MGRIDTIVFDLGGVLVDWNPEYVYKTIFDKEEDMHWFFQNITTGDWNEEQDAGRSLAEGTALLVKQFPEHEANIRAFYGRWEEMLGGPIQETVDILHHLKYKTDYRLYALTNWSAETFPIALKRYDFLHWFEGIVVSGDEKTRKPFLPIYQTLLSRFNIDPATAVYTDDNVRNLHPAQELGLHTIHFQSPEQFKKDLLALGVDL; encoded by the coding sequence ATGGGCCGCATAGATACGATCGTTTTTGACCTGGGTGGAGTATTGGTAGATTGGAACCCCGAATATGTATACAAGACCATTTTTGATAAGGAAGAAGACATGCACTGGTTCTTTCAGAACATTACTACCGGCGATTGGAATGAAGAGCAGGATGCAGGCCGGTCCCTGGCAGAAGGCACAGCGCTATTGGTGAAGCAATTTCCGGAACATGAAGCCAATATCCGCGCCTTTTATGGCCGCTGGGAAGAAATGCTGGGTGGTCCCATCCAGGAAACAGTAGACATCCTCCACCACCTGAAATATAAAACGGATTATCGCTTATACGCACTTACCAACTGGAGCGCAGAAACTTTCCCCATTGCACTGAAGCGATATGACTTCCTGCATTGGTTTGAAGGCATTGTGGTATCGGGCGATGAAAAGACCCGCAAGCCCTTCCTGCCTATCTATCAAACCTTACTCAGCCGCTTCAATATTGATCCCGCTACAGCGGTGTATACAGATGACAATGTGCGCAACCTGCACCCTGCCCAAGAGCTGGGTTTGCATACCATCCACTTCCAATCACCTGAGCAGTTTAAAAAGGATTTACTGGCGCTGGGCGTTGATTTGTAA
- a CDS encoding mannose-1-phosphate guanylyltransferase — MTKSQIPAMGGSKHHYVAIMAGGIGSRFWPMSRTNYPKQFLDILNTGKTLIQSTYDRFAAFIPKENIFVVTSNEYINIVKHQLPELPLQNILGEPSRKNTAPCIAYISFKLQQLDPQASLIVAPSDHLILDPVAFNKVCLEALSFVNKHNAFITLGIKPTYPNTGYGYIQYEQHAVTDNVYKVKTFTEKPELELAKTFLASGEFLWNAGIFVWQVKNIISAFEKYLPEMYDVFVAEKDKFNTTEEIAALNNIYPLCTNISIDHGIMEKAQNVYLIPSSFGWSDLGTWNSAYENLEKDYLGNAVAGDQVMVFDAHNNMVHAKNDRLVLLQGLEGYIVVDTKDVLLICKKDKEQEIKEYVAEVKRNKGDKFL; from the coding sequence ATGACAAAATCACAAATTCCTGCAATGGGCGGTTCTAAACATCATTACGTGGCTATTATGGCAGGAGGTATCGGCAGCCGTTTCTGGCCCATGAGCCGTACCAACTATCCCAAGCAATTCCTGGACATTCTCAATACGGGTAAAACGCTTATCCAGTCTACCTATGATCGTTTTGCAGCCTTTATCCCCAAAGAGAATATTTTTGTGGTGACCTCCAATGAGTACATCAATATCGTAAAACACCAGTTGCCCGAATTGCCGCTGCAGAATATTCTTGGTGAACCTTCCCGCAAGAATACAGCGCCCTGTATTGCCTACATTTCTTTCAAACTTCAGCAACTTGATCCACAGGCTTCGCTCATCGTAGCGCCATCGGACCACCTGATCCTGGATCCTGTTGCTTTCAATAAAGTGTGCCTCGAAGCCCTGAGCTTTGTGAATAAACACAATGCCTTTATTACACTGGGTATTAAACCTACCTACCCCAATACCGGGTACGGGTATATTCAATACGAGCAACATGCCGTAACTGATAATGTGTATAAGGTGAAAACCTTTACCGAAAAGCCCGAACTGGAACTGGCCAAGACCTTCCTGGCCAGTGGTGAGTTTCTCTGGAATGCCGGTATTTTTGTGTGGCAGGTAAAAAACATTATTTCGGCTTTCGAAAAATACCTGCCAGAGATGTATGATGTATTTGTGGCGGAGAAGGATAAGTTCAATACCACTGAAGAAATTGCTGCGCTCAATAATATCTATCCTCTTTGTACCAATATTTCCATTGACCATGGAATCATGGAAAAGGCGCAAAATGTGTATCTCATTCCTTCTTCCTTTGGCTGGAGTGACCTGGGTACCTGGAACAGCGCCTATGAAAACCTGGAGAAAGACTACCTCGGTAATGCGGTGGCCGGCGACCAGGTGATGGTATTCGACGCCCATAACAATATGGTGCATGCTAAGAATGACAGGCTGGTGCTGCTGCAGGGCCTGGAAGGCTATATCGTAGTAGATACCAAAGATGTGCTCCTGATCTGTAAAAAAGACAAAGAACAGGAGATCAAAGAATATGTGGCGGAAGTAAAAAGAAACAAAGGCGATAAATTCCTTTAA
- a CDS encoding 3'-5' exonuclease has protein sequence MLAALNNILFLDIETVSQYATYEEVPEEWKELWSLKAGYLIRNKEVETIESIYNRAAIYAEFGKIICISCGIIHGNGESKKLVIKSFAGHDEKELLLQFTEMLRRWAVDHQKYLCAHNGKEFDFPYLCRRLIINSIRIPPMLNISGKKPWEIAHLDTMELWKFGDYKSFTSLNLLARTLSIPTPKDDIDGKMVGDVYWKEHNLERIATYCQKDVVTVVQIYLRFNGESLINPENIEVK, from the coding sequence ATGCTTGCAGCCTTAAATAACATTCTTTTCCTCGACATTGAAACTGTTTCCCAATACGCTACGTATGAAGAAGTGCCCGAAGAATGGAAGGAACTGTGGAGCCTGAAAGCGGGTTACCTGATACGTAATAAGGAAGTAGAGACAATTGAGTCCATCTACAATCGGGCAGCCATTTATGCTGAATTCGGTAAGATCATCTGCATCAGCTGTGGTATTATACACGGCAATGGAGAATCTAAAAAGCTGGTCATAAAATCCTTTGCGGGTCATGATGAGAAGGAGTTGCTGCTGCAATTTACCGAGATGCTGCGCCGCTGGGCCGTAGACCATCAAAAATACCTTTGTGCCCATAACGGTAAGGAGTTTGACTTTCCTTACCTCTGCCGCCGTCTTATCATTAATAGCATAAGGATCCCACCCATGCTGAACATTAGTGGCAAAAAGCCCTGGGAAATAGCCCATCTGGATACCATGGAACTATGGAAATTCGGGGATTATAAAAGCTTTACTTCCCTCAACCTGCTCGCCCGTACCCTCAGTATCCCTACACCAAAAGATGATATTGATGGTAAAATGGTGGGAGACGTTTACTGGAAAGAACATAACCTGGAACGCATAGCCACCTACTGCCAGAAAGATGTGGTAACGGTGGTCCAGATCTATCTCCGGTTTAACGGCGAAAGCCTCATCAACCCCGAGAACATTGAGGTCAAATAG
- the feoB gene encoding ferrous iron transport protein B — MREKIQIALVGNPNSGKSSLFNALTGMNQKVGNFPGVTVDKKSGSTVISETMTATIIDLPGTYSLYPRREDEWVAYRVLMQQDKEVDPQMVVLIADASNLKRNLLFASQIIDLKIPVVIGLTMMDLAKQKGIKIDVAELERELGVPIIPINPRKNKGIPQLKKAIEQTALHLYKLPVRDFINNEALAPNAVKEVKEVVADLSDYKAIHYLINHESFALHNKLQEKIESIEEINKFNHTKTQAEEILQRYQRISVILKQSVSEPSPLQKTMLTEKLDDVLLHRRWGYLILIAVLFLLFQCVFWLAEYPMTAIEWTFAELSGFFNRILPEAWWSDLFINGLIAGIGGIVVFIPQIMILFGLITILEDTGYMARISFLTDKLMRKVGLNGKSVMPMISGFACAVPAIMSARNIENKKERLLTIFVTPLMSCSARLPVYTILIGLVIPKQMLWGFIGVQGLVMMGLYLLGLVMALITAYVAKWFIKIKEKSFFILELPTYRAPRWKNVVVTMVSKAKIFVVDAGKVIIVISLILWALSSYGPKERMAAVHTKYEQLAQQNPDQKDLLEREKGTDLLENSYAGILGKSIEPAISPLGYDWKIGIALITSFAAREVFVGTMATLYSVEGGADADETTLTEKLNAATRSDGSKVYTLATGLSLMIFYVFAMQCMSTLAIVKRETRSWKWPLLQLIYMTGLAYVMSLLAFQLFK, encoded by the coding sequence ATGAGGGAGAAGATTCAAATTGCATTGGTAGGCAACCCCAACAGTGGCAAAAGCTCACTGTTCAATGCCCTAACCGGGATGAACCAGAAAGTGGGTAATTTCCCCGGTGTGACGGTAGATAAAAAATCAGGTAGTACGGTTATCTCTGAAACGATGACGGCTACCATTATCGACCTGCCCGGAACTTATAGCCTCTACCCCCGCCGGGAGGATGAATGGGTAGCTTACCGGGTGCTGATGCAGCAGGATAAAGAAGTAGACCCGCAAATGGTGGTGCTGATCGCGGACGCCAGCAACTTAAAACGCAACCTCTTATTTGCCTCTCAGATCATCGACCTCAAAATACCGGTGGTAATTGGTCTTACGATGATGGACCTGGCCAAGCAGAAAGGCATTAAGATCGACGTCGCTGAATTGGAAAGAGAGCTGGGAGTACCCATTATCCCCATCAATCCCCGTAAGAACAAAGGCATTCCCCAACTTAAAAAGGCCATCGAGCAAACCGCCCTCCACCTCTACAAACTACCAGTGCGCGACTTCATCAACAATGAAGCCCTGGCGCCCAATGCAGTGAAGGAGGTAAAAGAGGTGGTAGCCGACCTGAGCGATTACAAAGCCATTCATTACCTGATCAACCATGAATCTTTTGCCCTGCACAACAAATTGCAGGAAAAGATCGAGTCAATTGAAGAGATCAATAAATTCAACCATACCAAAACGCAGGCCGAAGAGATCCTGCAGCGCTACCAGCGCATCAGCGTCATCCTGAAGCAGTCGGTATCAGAACCTTCCCCGCTGCAGAAAACGATGCTCACGGAAAAGCTGGATGATGTGCTCCTGCACCGCCGCTGGGGTTACCTGATCCTGATAGCGGTTTTATTCCTTTTGTTCCAGTGTGTATTCTGGCTGGCGGAATATCCCATGACAGCGATCGAGTGGACCTTTGCCGAACTGAGTGGTTTCTTTAACCGTATACTACCCGAAGCCTGGTGGAGCGACCTCTTCATCAATGGCCTGATCGCCGGTATTGGCGGTATCGTGGTATTCATACCGCAGATCATGATCCTTTTTGGACTGATCACGATCCTGGAAGACACGGGTTATATGGCCCGCATCAGCTTCCTCACCGATAAACTCATGCGCAAGGTGGGCCTCAACGGCAAAAGTGTGATGCCCATGATCAGCGGATTTGCCTGTGCAGTGCCGGCGATCATGAGCGCCCGGAATATTGAGAACAAGAAAGAACGACTACTCACCATATTTGTAACCCCGCTGATGAGTTGCAGCGCCCGTCTGCCGGTGTATACGATCCTCATCGGGCTGGTGATCCCCAAGCAAATGCTGTGGGGATTCATTGGTGTACAGGGCCTGGTGATGATGGGGCTGTACCTGCTGGGCCTGGTGATGGCATTGATCACAGCCTATGTAGCCAAGTGGTTCATTAAGATCAAAGAGAAGAGCTTTTTCATATTGGAGCTGCCTACTTACCGGGCGCCACGCTGGAAGAATGTAGTGGTGACTATGGTGAGCAAAGCCAAGATATTTGTGGTGGATGCCGGTAAAGTGATCATCGTGATCAGCCTTATTTTATGGGCCCTGAGTTCCTATGGACCCAAAGAAAGAATGGCGGCGGTACACACCAAATACGAGCAACTGGCGCAGCAAAACCCTGATCAAAAGGATTTGCTGGAGCGCGAGAAAGGAACCGACCTGCTGGAAAATTCCTATGCCGGCATCCTGGGCAAAAGTATCGAACCAGCCATCAGCCCCCTGGGCTACGACTGGAAGATCGGCATCGCCCTGATCACTTCTTTTGCTGCCCGGGAAGTATTCGTGGGCACCATGGCTACGCTGTATAGTGTAGAGGGCGGCGCCGATGCCGATGAGACCACGCTTACCGAAAAACTCAACGCTGCCACCCGGTCCGACGGCAGTAAGGTATATACCCTGGCCACAGGGCTTTCACTGATGATCTTTTATGTGTTTGCGATGCAATGTATGAGCACATTGGCCATTGTAAAGCGGGAAACCCGCAGCTGGAAATGGCCGCTGCTGCAATTGATCTACATGACAGGACTGGCCTATGTGATGAGCCTCCTGGCTTTTCAGTTGTTCAAATAA
- a CDS encoding GNAT family N-acetyltransferase produces the protein MITIEPMQATQAPILLDIYRQGILSGMATFETTVPEWPVFDAKYLPHSRIVALEEGELTGWAALAPVSARDCYNGVAEVSVYVAQAHQRKGIGRILLLELINESEKNGIWSLLSVIHEENRASIHLHEQCGFRYIGYRERIAQLDGIWRTTVMLERRSQKVGV, from the coding sequence ATGATCACCATTGAACCCATGCAGGCAACACAAGCCCCTATTTTACTGGATATCTACCGCCAGGGCATTCTTTCCGGCATGGCCACCTTTGAAACAACAGTGCCGGAGTGGCCTGTCTTTGACGCCAAGTACCTGCCGCATTCCCGCATTGTAGCTTTAGAAGAAGGGGAGCTGACAGGCTGGGCGGCCCTTGCGCCCGTCTCAGCACGCGATTGTTACAACGGCGTAGCGGAGGTAAGTGTGTATGTAGCGCAGGCCCACCAGCGCAAAGGTATTGGCCGCATCCTGCTGCTGGAATTGATCAATGAAAGTGAAAAGAATGGGATCTGGTCACTGCTCAGCGTGATCCATGAAGAGAACAGGGCCAGCATTCACCTGCACGAACAATGTGGTTTCCGGTACATCGGTTATCGTGAGCGCATTGCCCAGTTGGATGGTATCTGGAGAACGACGGTGATGCTGGAAAGGCGCAGCCAGAAAGTGGGAGTATAA
- a CDS encoding KpsF/GutQ family sugar-phosphate isomerase: MSVVSTIDIKSVATRTITREAEAVASLLPMVNADFERAVQAIVETKGRLVVSGIGKSAIIAQKIVATLNSTGTPAIFLHAADAIHGDLGMIQQEDVVLIISKSGESPEIKVLVPLIRNFGNTLIAMVGNIEAYLARQADIILNTTVSQEACPNNLAPTSSTTAQLVMGDALAVVLMELKGFGSDDFARFHPGGTLGKKLYLHVSDLYVNNECPKVLSTASLKQVIVEISKKRLGATAVVDTNDQLLGVITDGDLRRMLEKSITLQLDEIKAAEIMTKHPKTIHADALAVEALDLLRQYDITQLVVTTGSTYLGFIHLHDLVREGLI, translated from the coding sequence ATGTCTGTAGTGTCTACCATTGATATTAAATCAGTTGCAACCCGAACGATCACCCGGGAGGCGGAAGCGGTGGCTTCCCTGCTGCCCATGGTCAACGCGGATTTTGAAAGAGCTGTCCAGGCGATTGTTGAGACAAAGGGCCGCCTGGTGGTAAGTGGTATTGGTAAAAGCGCCATTATCGCCCAAAAGATCGTTGCTACGCTTAATTCTACCGGCACACCTGCCATCTTTTTGCATGCTGCCGATGCCATTCATGGAGATCTGGGTATGATCCAACAGGAGGATGTCGTACTTATCATCAGCAAAAGTGGTGAGAGTCCCGAGATCAAAGTGCTGGTGCCCCTGATCCGGAATTTTGGCAATACGCTCATTGCGATGGTTGGCAATATAGAAGCCTATCTGGCCAGACAGGCGGATATTATATTGAATACAACGGTTTCTCAGGAAGCCTGCCCCAATAACCTGGCGCCTACTTCCAGTACTACCGCTCAGCTGGTGATGGGAGATGCGCTTGCAGTAGTATTGATGGAGCTAAAAGGTTTCGGGTCCGATGATTTTGCCCGTTTTCATCCGGGGGGTACATTGGGCAAGAAACTTTACCTGCATGTATCGGACCTCTATGTAAACAATGAATGTCCTAAAGTGCTATCCACGGCAAGCCTTAAGCAAGTGATCGTAGAGATCTCGAAAAAAAGATTGGGTGCTACTGCTGTTGTAGATACGAATGATCAACTACTTGGCGTTATTACGGACGGTGACCTGCGCCGTATGTTGGAGAAAAGTATTACCCTGCAACTGGACGAAATTAAAGCAGCAGAGATTATGACGAAGCATCCCAAAACCATCCATGCAGATGCATTGGCTGTGGAAGCACTGGACCTTTTGCGTCAATACGATATTACCCAACTGGTGGTAACCACAGGTTCTACCTACCTTGGCTTTATACATTTGCACGATCTCGTAAGAGAAGGACTTATTTAG
- a CDS encoding 2-hydroxyacid dehydrogenase — MKIAFFSTQLYDRTYFNQYNRGHELVFFEAPLNEQTVNLASGFTAICAFVNDTISEPVIRQLAAQGVQLIALRCAGYNNVDLAAARAHQIPVVRVPAYSPFAVAEHAVAMILTLNRKTHKAYNRVREGNFSLQGLTGFDLHGKTVGVIGTGQIGQVFAGIMQGFGCRVLAFDVIANKDMEAKGVEYLPLVKLLPQCDIISLHCPLNEQTKQIISTQTLSMMKDGVMLINTSRGGLIDTQAATDALKTGRLGYLGIDVYEQEEKLFFHNLQDEIIHDDVIMRLMSFPNVLVTAHQGFFTDEALTQIAQTTLQSINDFEQGKALVNRIA, encoded by the coding sequence ATGAAAATAGCCTTCTTCTCCACGCAATTGTACGACCGCACCTATTTCAACCAATACAACAGGGGTCATGAACTGGTATTTTTTGAGGCGCCGCTGAATGAGCAAACGGTCAACCTGGCCAGTGGCTTCACCGCCATCTGTGCTTTTGTGAACGATACCATTTCCGAACCCGTCATCCGGCAGCTGGCTGCCCAGGGAGTGCAATTGATCGCCCTCCGCTGCGCCGGGTACAACAATGTGGACCTGGCTGCTGCCAGGGCCCACCAAATTCCTGTGGTGCGGGTACCCGCCTACTCTCCTTTTGCGGTAGCCGAACACGCTGTGGCGATGATCCTGACCCTCAACCGCAAAACGCACAAGGCCTACAACCGGGTGCGGGAAGGCAATTTCTCCTTACAGGGGTTAACGGGTTTCGACCTCCACGGCAAAACGGTAGGGGTGATCGGTACGGGACAGATCGGGCAGGTTTTTGCCGGCATTATGCAAGGCTTTGGGTGCCGGGTGCTGGCATTTGACGTTATTGCCAACAAAGACATGGAAGCCAAGGGGGTAGAATACCTGCCCCTCGTCAAATTATTGCCCCAGTGTGACATTATCTCCCTGCATTGCCCCCTGAACGAACAAACCAAACAGATCATCAGCACCCAAACCCTCAGCATGATGAAAGACGGTGTAATGCTGATCAATACCAGCCGGGGCGGACTGATCGACACCCAGGCGGCTACTGATGCCCTGAAAACCGGGCGGTTGGGTTACCTGGGCATCGATGTGTACGAACAGGAGGAAAAACTGTTCTTCCACAACCTGCAGGACGAGATCATTCACGACGATGTCATTATGCGGCTCATGAGCTTCCCCAATGTACTGGTAACGGCCCACCAGGGGTTCTTTACCGATGAGGCCCTCACGCAGATCGCACAAACTACCCTCCAGAGTATCAACGACTTTGAGCAGGGGAAGGCTTTGGTAAACAGGATTGCCTAG